In Phaseolus vulgaris cultivar G19833 chromosome 10, P. vulgaris v2.0, whole genome shotgun sequence, a single genomic region encodes these proteins:
- the LOC137818916 gene encoding RING-H2 finger protein ATL39-like produces MGFDTNLVTTIIGFGLSASFIVFVCSRIICGRLQERVGVPSLYEIEPRTDIERPEFHGNDPAPAFVAAIPTLSFNHEAFVSTGSTQCVICLAEYKEKELLRIIPKCGHTFHLSCIDMWLRKQSTCPMCRLSLQNSSDSKHVSHVTFTIRQSLAESNTSERNIDSDRQIEPNSMISLQSLGELEGR; encoded by the exons ATGGGTTTTGATACCAATTTGGTGACTACTATCATTGGGTTTGGGTTGAGTGCAAGTTTCATTGTCTTCGTTTGCTCAAGAATAATTTGTGGAAGACTACAAGAGCGTGTGGGAGTACCAAGTTTATATGAAATTGAACCAAGAACAGACATAGAACGG CCAGAATTTCATGGTAATGACCCTGCACCTGCTTTTGTTGCTGCAATCCCCACTTTGAGTTTCAACCATGAAGCCTTCGTTTCAACGGGAAGCACACA GTGTGTGATATGTTTGGCAGAGTACAAAGAAAAAGAACTACTGCGCATCATACCAAAATGTGGCCACACTTTTCACCTTTCTTGCATTGATATGTGGCTGAGAAAACAATCCACTTGTCCAATGTGTCGTTTGTCACTGCAAAATTCTTCTGATTCAAAACATGTGAGTCATGTAACATTTACCATTAGACAGTCTCTGGCTGAGTCCAATACTTCAGAAAGGAACATAGACAGTGACAGACAAATTGAACCAAATTCTATGATATCTCTGCAAAGTTTGGGAGAACTAGAAGGTAGATAG
- the LOC137817980 gene encoding xyloglucan endotransglucosylase/hydrolase protein 31-like, with amino-acid sequence MADALPLSHATQQLKQIAIDYTPEACSHCAISDTITLTYDIRGGARWRTPTRFHSGFFSALIKCPEGDTNGLNFNLYLSSQEGDKSQDEIDFEFLGRDRTLVQTNFFSGGAGNNERIHHLGFDASEGFHEYAIAWGRQTIEWRVDGEVVRREERKEGEGFPEKAMFLYASIWNASGISDGKWCGKYCGADEPYVCVYKDIRVPVATAVDHE; translated from the coding sequence ATGGCGGATGCACTTCCGCTCTCTCACGCCACCCAACAATTGAAGCAAATCGCCATCGACTACACTCCCGAGGCCTGTTCCCACTGTGCCATCTCCGACACCATCACCCTCACCTACGACATCCGCGGCGGCGCGCGGTGGCGCACGCCCACCCGCTTCCACTCGGGCTTCTTCTCCGCCCTCATCAAGTGCCCCGAGGGCGACACCAACGGTCTCAATTTCAACCTCTACCTCTCCTCCCAGGAGGGCGACAAGTCCCAGGACGAGATCGACTTCGAGTTTCTGGGCCGCGACAGGACCCTCGTACAAACAAACTTCTTCTCTGGGGGCGCGGGGAACAACGAAAGGATCCACCATCTGGGGTTCGACGCCTCCGAGGGGTTCCACGAGTACGCAATCGCGTGGGGGAGGCAGACGATCGAGTGGCGCGTGGATGGAGAGGTGGTTAGGAGGGAGGAGAGGAAGGAGGGAGAAGGGTTCCCTGAGAAAGCTATGTTTTTGTACGCTTCGATTTGGAATGCTAGTGGGATCAGCGATGGGAAGTGGTGTGGGAAGTACTGTGGGGCTGATGAGCCTTATGTTTGTGTATATAAGGACATTCGTGTTCCTGTTGCCACTGCTGTTGACCATGAGTGA